GGCCGGACTGCTCACGGCCGACCCCGCGCGGCGCGCGCTGCTGACCCGCCTGCACACGTCGTGCGGCGTGGAGCAGCGGCACCTGGCGCTCCCGCTCGACCGGTACGGGGCGCTGGGCTCGTTCGACGAGACGAACGCGCTGGCGACGGCGTGCGGGCTCGACCTCGCGGAGCGGGCCGTGCGCGCGGCGTTGGCGGGTGCGGGGCTCGAGCCGCACGACGTCGACCACGTGATGCTCACGTCGGTCACCACGATCGGCGCACCGTCGATGGACGCGATGCTCGTCGAGCGCCTGGGCCTGCGGCCCGACGTGACGCGGCTGCCGAGCTTCGGGCTCGGGTGCGCGGGCGGCGCGGCCGGGCTGGCCCGCGTGCACGACCACCTGACCGCGCACCCCGACCAGGTGGCCGTCCTGGTCTCGGTCGAGCTGTGCTCGCTGACGCTGCAGCGTGACGACGACTCGACCGCCAACCTCGTCGCGGGCGGGCTGTTCGGTGACGGCGGCGCGGCCGTCGTCATGGCGGGGCGCGACCGTCCGGCACCCCGCGCCGCCGCGGCGCGGCACGCGTGGGACCGCGCACCCGTGGTGCTGGGCGCACGCAGCGCGCTGTACCCGGGCACGTCCGACGCGCTGGGCTGGCAGGTGGGCGGCTCGGGGCTGCGGATCGTGCTCTCGGGCGGCCTGCCCGACGCGGTCCGCGCCCACGTCGCCGACGACGCGAAGGCGCTCCTCACGGCGATCGGCGCCGTCCCGGACGACGTGGGCGCGTGGCTGGTGCACCCGGGCGGCCCGAAGATCCTCGAGGCCGTGCAGGAGGCGCTCGACCTGCCGGCCGGTGCGTTGACGCGCTCGTGGGCCAACCTGGCGCGTGCGGGCAACCTGTCCTCGGCGTCGGTCCTGCACGTGCTCGCGGATGCGATGGACACGGGCGGCTCCCCGGCAGCGCCGGGGTCGCTGGGTGTGGCGCTCGCGTTCGGTCCGGGCGTGGGTGCCGAGCTCGTCGCGCTGCGCTGGCCGGACGGGCAGGGGCACGCCGCATGAGCCTCACGCTGTACGTGGCGCTCGTCGTCGCGACCGGGCTCGAACGGCTCGCCGAGCTCGTGGTGTCCGCCCGGCACGCGCGCTGGTCCTTCGCGCGCGGCGGCCGGGAGAGCGGACGCGGCCACTTCCCCGCGATGGTCGCGCTGCACACCGGGCTGCTGGTGGCGTGCGTGGCCGAGGCCGTGCTCGCGGACCGACCGTTCCTGCCGTGGCTCGGGTGGCCCGCACTCGTCGTGGTCCTCGCGTCGCAAGCGCTGCGCTGGTGGTGCATCCGGGTGCTCGGGCCGCAGTGGAACACGCGCGTCATCGTGGTCCCGGGCCTGGGGCTGGTCGCCCGCGGCCCCTACCGGCTGCTGCGGCACCCGAACTACGTCGCGGTGGTCGCGGAGGGCGTCGCGCTCCCGCTCGTGCACACCGCGTGGGTCACGGCTCTCGCGTTCACGGTGCTCAACGCGGTGCTGCTGCTCGGGTTCCGGATCCCCGCCGAGGAGCGCGCACTGGCCGACTCGCGGGCGGCGTGAGCCCGGTGGCGGGCGACGTCGACGCGGACGTGCTCGTCGTCGGCGGCGGACCCGTGGGACTGGCGGCGGCGATCGAGGCCCGGCTCGCGGGCCTGTCCGTGGTGGTGCTCGAGCCGCGGGCGGGGCCGGTGGACAAGGCGTGCGGCGAGGGGCTCATGCCGGGCACTCTCGCGGCGCTGACGCGGCTGGGCGTGGACCCGACCGGGCACGCGCTCGCGGGGATCGCGTACGTGGGCGGGCGGCGGCGCGTGGAGCACGCGTTCTCCGGCGGCGTCGGGCGCGGGGTGCGGCGCACCGTGCTGCATGCGGCGCTGGCGCGGCGCGCGGCGGCCCTGGGTGTGGTGGCGGTGTCGCGGCGCGCCACCGACGTGCGGCAGGACGCGTCCGGCGTCGTCGTCGACGGGCTGCGTGCGCGGCACGTCCTGGCGTGCGACGGGCTGCACTCGCCGGTCCGGCGGATGCTCGGGCTCGAGGCCGGGGCACGACGATCGGGCGGACCCGACCGGCGCCGGTACGGGCTGCGCCGGCACTACCGGGTCGCGCCGTGGGGCGACCTGGTCGAGGTCCACTGGGCGCCGCACGCGGAGGCGTACGTGACCCCGGTCGGTCCGGGCCTGGTGGGGGTCGCGGTGCTCGGGCCGGCGCGCACGGACCTGGACGCGACGCTCTCCGTGCTGCCCGCGCTGGCCGAGCGCCTCACGGGCGCCGAGCCGGACGGGCCGGTGCGCGGGGCCGGGCCGCTGCGCCAGCGCACCACCGCGCGCACGGCGGGCCGCGTGCTGCTGGTCGGCGACGCGTCGGGCTACGTCGACGCGCTCACGGGCGAGGGGCTGCGCGTCGGGCTGGCGCAGGCCGCCGCGGCGGTCGCGCACCTGCACGACCCGGCGGGCTACGAGCGGGCGTGGAACCGCGCGACGCGCGACTACCGGGTGCTCACGTCGGGCCTCGTCGCCGCCGCGACCTCGCCCGCGCGGGGCGGCATCGTGCCGCTGGCCGCGACCCTTCCCGGCGTGTTCGGCGCGGTCGTCGAACGCCTGGCCCGCTGACCCTTGACGACGGCACTTGTTTTTTGCACGTGTGGGCGAACCGGACGACCGCTCACCGAGGGAGAAGCACCATGACCGCGATGTTCGTCAATCTGCCCGTGACCGACCTCGAGCGCGCCAAGGCCTTCTACACCGCGCTCGGGTTCCGCCTGAACCCGCAGTTCTCCGACCACAACGCCGCCTGCCTGGTGGTCGAGGACGGGCACAGCTACTTCATGATCCTGGTGCGCGAGTACTTCCAGACGTTCACGGACCTCCCGCTGGGCGACCCCGCGGTCGCGCCTTCGGTCTCGACCGCGATCTTCCTCGACAGCCGCGACGCGGTCGACGAGCGGGTCGCGGCCGGGCTCGCGGCGGGCGGCTCGGAGGACCGCCCGGCCGCGGACTACGGGTTCATGTACCAGCGGCAGGTGTCCGACCCCGACGGCAACATCCTCGAGTTCGGGTACATGGACCCCGTCGCCGCCGAGCAGGGCCCCGAGGCCGTCGCGGCTCAGCAGGCCTGACCACGTGGCCGCACGCGACTACGGGCAGTACTCCGGGATCTCGCAGGCCCTGGAGCTGATCGGCGAGCGGTGGGCGCTGCTCATCGTGCGCGACCTGCTGGTGGGACCCCGCCGCTACGGCGAGCTGGCGGCGGGGCTCCCCCGGATCCCGAGCAACATCCTGGCCACGCGCCTCAAGGAGCTCCAGGCCGCGGGCGTGCTGCGGCGCGTGCCGCGCTCACGCGTGATCGTCTACGAGCTCACGCCGTACGGGCGCGAGCTCGAACCCGTCGTGCTCGCGCTGGGCGCGTGGGGCTTCAAGGCACTGGGCGAGCCGCGCGACGAGCAGGTCATCACGCGCGAGTCGCTGACCATCGACCTGCGCACGGCGTTCCGCCCGCAGGTCGCGGCCGCGCTGCCCGCGACGGCGTACCGCGCGCGGCTGGGCGCCACCGAGCTGCTGATCCGCGTGGACGGTCCGGCGCTCGACGTGGCCTCCGGCGACGGCCCGGCCGACCTCGCGTTCGCCACCGGACCCGACCTGCGCCGCGTCATCACCGGTGAGCTCGCACCCGACCGCGCGATCGCCACCGGCGTCGTCGAGGTGCTGCACGGCCCGGGCGGGCTGCTCGACCGGTTCGCGAGCACCTTCCACCTGGCCGCGTGACCCCCGGGGTCAGAGGGCCCGCCCCGCGGGTGCCGCGGTGACCAGCGCGACGGCTCGTTCGACCTCGGCGCGGCCGTGGGGCTCGGTGTCGAGCGCGCGGTGGATGGTCAGCCCTTCGATCAGCGCGTCGAGCAAGCGGGCCGTCGGCGGGTCGAAGTGCCGTTCCAGGGCGTGCCGGCTGCGCGCCATCCACTCGTGCGTGAGCCGGCGGTAGCCGGGATCGCGCGCCGCGAGCGTGTACAGCTCGTGCGTGAGGACCAGCTCGCGCGGGTCCACCAGGAGGTCGGCGGTGATCAGCTGGACCACCGCGTCGCGCGCCTCGTCGAGCGTCGTCGCGCGGGACAGGTACTCCTCGAAACGGTCGCTCACCACGTGCGCGAACCGCGTGAACGCCGCACGGAGCAGCTCGTCGGCGTCGGCGAAGTGGTAGCTGATCGAGCCGAGCGGCACGTCCGCCGCGGCCGCGATGCGCCGGGTCGAGGCCCCTGCGACACCCGACTCGCCGATCACCTGCAGGCACGCCTCGACGATGCGCTCGCGCCGCTCGGGGTCGTGCCGCCGTGTCCGGCGCTCGGTCATCGCTGCTCTCCGGGCGTGATCGTGCGGACCACGCGCGCGGGGTTGCCCACCGCGACGACGTTCGCAGGCAGGTCCCGCACGACCACCGACCCCGCGCCGACCACGGTGTTCTCCCCGATGGTCACGCCCGGGCAGACGATCACGCCTCCGCCGAGCCACACGTTGTCCCCGAGGGTGATCGGCTGGGCCGCCTCGAGCTTGTCCCGACGAGGCTGCGGGTCCACCGGGTGCGTGGGCGTCAGGAGCTGCACCTGCGGACCGATCTGGCAGTCCTCGCCGATGGTGATGGTCGCGACGTCCAGCGCCGTCAGGCCCGAGTTCACGAACGTGCGCGCGCCGACGTGGATGTTCTCGCCGTAGTCGACCGCGAGCGGCGGCTTGATGAACGCGCCCTCGCCGAGCGAGCCCAGCAGCTCGGCCAGGATCGAGCGGGCCCGCTCGTCGTCGGCCGCCACCACCGCTCGGTGGTACTCGTCCACCAGGACGGTCGCGCGCCGCGCGATGCGCTCGTTCTCCGGGTCGTCGGCGATGTACAGGTCACCGGCGAGCATGCGCTCACGCTGCGTGCGGGGGTCGCCGGCGAAGTAGTCGGGGGTCGTCATGTGGTCGATCGTACAGATGCTATGTACGATCGACCACAGCCACCCCGCCACCTCTCGGAGATCCATGTCGCCCGTCCCGCCCACGGCTCGCCGCGCGCGCGCCGCCGTCTCGGCCGTGTTCCTGGTCAACGCCGTGCTGTACGCCAACCTGGTGCCGCGTCTGCCCGAGCTGAAGGACCGTCTCGAGCTGAGCAACGCCGCGCTCGGCACCGCGATCGCCGCGATGCCGCTCGGCGCGCTGGTCGCCGGCCTCCTGGCGCCGCTGCTCATCCAGCGCCTCGGCTCCGCGGCGGTCGCGTCGTTCGGGCTGGTCACGCTCGCGGCCGCCGTGACCGCCGTGCCGTTCGCCGGCGGCTGGGGCGTGCTCGCACTGCTGTTCGCCGTCGCGGGCGCGCTCGACGCCGTGATCGACGTCGCGCAGAACGCGCACGGCTTCCGTGTCCAGCGCCTGTACGGGCGCTCGATCGTCAACGCGTTCCACGGCCTGTGGAGCGTCGGGGCGGTGCTGGGCGGACTGCTCGGCTCGGCGGCCGCCGGGCTCGAGGTCCCGCTGCCCGCGCACATCGCCACGACGTCGGCCGTGTTCGCGCTCGTCGCCGTGGTGGCCTTCCGGTTCCTGCTGCGCGGACCCGAGGACTCCGAGCGCTCGGCCGACGACGCGCCGGACGAGCCCCATCCCGGCGCGCGGTCGTTGCGCCATGTGACCGGCCGCACCGTGCTGCTGCTCGCCGCGCTCGGCGTGCTCGCCGCGTGCGGGGCGTTCGTCGAGGACGCCGGCTCGTCCTGGGGTGCGCTGTACCTGCGGGGCGAGGTCGGTACCGGTGCGGCCGCCGCCGGGCTCGCGTTCGTCGCGCTCCAGGTCGCCATGACCGTCGGGCGGCTCACGGGCGACCGCGTCGTGGACCGGTTCGGCCAGCGACGCGTCGCCCGCACGGGCGGGATCGCCATCGCGGCCGGGCTCGGCCTCGCGCTCGGGTTCCCGTCCCTGGCCACCACGCTGATCGGGTTCGCGCTCGCCGGGCTCGGCGTGGCCACCCTGGTCCCCGCCGTCATGCACGCCGCCGACGAGCTGCCGGGGCTGCCCGCGGGCGTCGGCCTGACCGTGGTGAGCTGGCTGCTGCGCGTCGGGTTCCTGGTCTCGCCCACGCTCGTCGGGCTCGTCGCCGATGCGGTCAGCCTGCGGGCGGCACTGCTCGCCGTCGTGGGTGCGGGCGTGCTCGTCGCCACGCTCGGGCGCATCCTGGTGCCCGCGCGGTCCGGGACGGTCGAGCCCGGCGTGGCGGTCCCCGTCTCGGGCGGACCGGCCGCGACCCCGCACGCCTGACGCGCCCGACATCCGGCGTGACCTCGTGCGCACGACGCGCGACGATGCCGCCATGACCACGCACGATGCGACTCCCTTCGTCGAGCTCGGCGACGACGTGCTCACGCTGCGCTGTCTGCGCGCGGACGACGCACCCGCGCTGATCGCGGGCGAGGACGAGGATCAGGTGCGCCGGCTGGACGACGGGCACCGTTCGGAACCCGCGCGCACCCGGGAGTGGATCGAGCAGAACCGGGAGCACTGGCGCACGGGAGGGCCGCGCCGGCACCTCGGCGTCCTGCACGTGGCCACCGGCCGGCTGATCGGCACCATCGAGGCGCACCTGGCCATGCCCGGCACACCGGTCCGCGCGGTGACCATCTCCTCCACGGTCTTCCCCGACGCGCGCGGCCACGGGTACGCCGCGCGCGCGGTGGACCTGCTGTGCACGTGGCTGACCTTCGCCACCGCGGCGGACACGGCGTTGGTCCGGGTGGACGCGGCCGACGCGCCGGTCCACCACGTCCGTGCGCTGCGTGACGCGCAGCACGTCGCACTCGTGTGCGGACCCGCCGGGGCCGGGAAGTCGACGCTCGCGCACCGGCTCGCCGCGCGGGGTGCCGTGCACCTCTCGTTCGACGAGGACGCGTGGCGGCTCGGGCACCGCACCCATCCGCTGCCCGCACACGTCGCCGACGCGCTGCACGCCGACCTGCGCACGCGGCTCGTCGCGCTCGTGCGGCAGGGCCGCGACGTCGTCGTCGACACGTCCTTCTGGTCCCGCGCCGCGCGGACGTCCTACCGCGAGCTGGTGCGCCCCTACGGCGTCGAGCCCGTGACGATGCACCTCGCGACCCCGCACGCGCTGGTGATGGACCGGTTGGCCGCGCGGTCGGGCTCCGGACCGCACGACGTGCTGGTGCCGCCCGAACTCGCGCGTCGCCACCTCGTCGGTTTCGAGGTGCCGACGCGCGACGAGGGCCCGCTCGTCGTGCTCCGGGCCGAGTGAGCCGCGCGGTCCGAGCCGGTGGGCGAGCTGTCGAGACCCCTACCGCTTCTTGCGTGTGAGCCAGATGACGAAGCTCACGATGGACAGGACGAACAGCCCGCCGGCGGTCGCGCCGGTGGCCTGGAACGACACAGGACCGGCGGTGTAGTGCGCTGCGGGTGCGTTCTCGCCGGCGGGGTCCGCCGGGTCGTAGGTGAGGTCGATCGTGTCGCCCACGTCGAACTGGCAGTACGCCTCGTGGACGTTCGGGCTGCTGGCGGAGTACGTCGCGCCGTTCGCGGTGAAGTCGTACGACGGGCCGCACGGGTCGTACTCGGGCTCGTCGTAGTGCTCACGGCTGAGCTCGGTGATGGTGCCCGTGGTGGTGGCGGAGTACGTCGGCAGCGTGGACATCGCGGTGGCCAGCGCCAGCAGCCACGTGAATCCGAACAGCAGCAGCGAAGCCACCAGGGAGACCAGCGCTGTGACGCCCCATGCGACGCTGCGGGTGGGTCGGATCTGGTCGGCGTCCGCGGGGCTCATCAGCGGCGGACGCGGGGTGTCGTCGGTGCTCATGGGGTCTCCCGGTGGGTGGGCGTGCTGAGAGGCTACTGGTCCGGCCCTACGTGCCGGCGTCCGACGGCGAGACGATGATCAGGCAGGTCGCCGGGACGCTGGGCGCGAGCGGCTCCGTGACCGGCACCCGTCAGGACTCCTCGACGCGGCGGCCGAAGACGATCGACGCGTCGACCACCGCGGCGGAGGCGATCGGGCGCAGCCCGTGCAGATGGCCCAGGGGGCCTTCCGGCGGGAGGTCCCACCGGACCGCGAGGCGTCGCAGCGTGCCGGTCACGGTGTTGTGCGCGCGCACGGTGCTGGCGTCGGGGCGGCGCTGCGCCGTGGGCAGGGGCACCGCCACGCGTCCCGGGACCAGGCGCTGCCCGACGCGCGCCGTGAGGCGTGCGATCCCCGCGCCGTCGTCGTCGCGCGCCTCCACCCGGACCTGCGAGCCGCCCGCCCACGCGAACGACGCGAGCTCCTTGGGGATCCCCCAAAGCACGCGCCCGCCGGCGCGCGAGGCCGGGCTCGTCACCCAGATCTGCGGGATCGTGACGCGTGGGACGTGACGCTCGTGCGTCAGGACCGCCACCAGCAGCTCGTCGTAGGTCAGCATCCCGGTGGGTGCGTACCGGACCATCGCGATCCCGACGAACCCGTGGCCGCGCACCGTGAGCGGTCGGTGCCCGGCGGGCAGGGCCGCGTCCAGGCCCGCGACGCGGTGCGGCGGCACGCGCAGCACCGAGACCAGCAGGTCCCCGCGCAGTCGCCAGGGCCCCGGCGGGTACGCAGCCTCGTCGTGCACCAGCGCCTCCTCACGACCGCGCACCGGTTCCGTGCCGTCCCCCGCCGACCGTACGGGTGAACCGCGCGAGATCCTCCGATGCCGCGCGTCGCGGCCCCCTAGATTCCGTCCGTCAACGACGTGTCTGGACAGGAGTCCCGTGATCTTCTTCGGCTGGGGTCGCAACAGCAAGACCCATGAGCTGTCCCCGCACCACGTGCTGGTGCTCACCTATGCGTACTTCCACGTCTTCTGGCTGTTCCGGATCACGGTCCCCCAGGGCTACGGCCTGGCCACGCTCAGCGAGTACGGCTGGGCGACGCGCCCGATGACCCCCCTCGAGGTGGACAACGGCGGGTACAAGGAGCTGCTGAGCGTGAGCTGGTGGTGGCGCTGGGGGCTGCTCGTCGGCCTTGCGGGCGTGGTGCTGCTGGTGATCGCGTCCTCGCTCACGGGAAGCTGAGCGAGGCCTTCTCAGGTGCGCCGCAGCCACGGCGCCACGGCCGCGCTCAGGGCGGCGGGCTGCTCGACCCACGGGTAGTGACCGCAGTCGGGCAGCATCACCAGGTCCGCCCCGAGCGCGGCGGCGTACGACTCGACGGGCGCGACGCCGGTCATCGCGTCCGCGGCGCCCCCGACGACGAGCACGGGGCTCCGCACACCCGCGCGCACGCGGTCGGCCGCATCGGGCGGCACGTCCCGGAACCAGGCGCGCGCTGCGGGCAGGGACACCGCGCCGAGCCCGGCGTGCGCGCGCTCGGCCTCGCCCCAGCGCGCGTACCCCGCCGGGGCCTCGACCATCCAACGGCGCTGGAACTCGTCGTCGTCCGCGGGTGGCGGGCCGAGGAGCGAGTCGACCGCGGCGTCGACGAGCGGGTCGTGCCGCGCGCGGGCGAGCTGCTCGCCGTCGTCGGCAGTGCCCGTCAGCCACGTCGCCGGGGGCGTGACCAGCAGCAACGAGCGCACCCGCGCGGAGTGCTGCACCGCGGCCGCGAGCGCCAGGCGGGTCCCCGCGGAGTGTGCGAGCACGTCCACCTCGGCCAGTCCCAGATGGTCCGCGAGCGCGACCACGTCAGCAGCGTCGCGCCACCACCCGCGCGAGAGGCCGCCCGTCGTCGGGGTGCCACGCGGGTGCAGCACGACGAGGTCGCGGCCACCGGTCGTCTCCGCCAGCCCCGCCAGGTACTCGACACCGCGGCACGGACCACCGGGCACGACGAGCACGGGGGTCGATCCGGACCGTTCGGACGGCTCGTGGTGGTACCGCAGGGTCACGGCGTCGTCGGACACGAAGGTCGGCACGGCCCGACGCTACCGTCGTCCCGCACGCGGCCGACGAGGGTCCGCGGTGGTGGTCAGGAGGAGTCTGTGGGCAGGTACGTCGGAACCGTCGGTCGTCCGCTCGACGAGGTGCGGTGGGCGATCGACGCGGTCGCGCCGCAGCAGGGCTGGACGCTCGGGTTCGGCTCGACCCGCGAGGTCGCGGTGCTGACCAAGGGCATGACCCTGTGGTCGTGGGGCGCGACGCTCCACGTGCACCTGCAGGACCTGGGCGGGATCACGCGGCTGACCTGCGACACGCGTGAGGAGCTGCCGGCGCTCACCGACTGGGGGCGCGGCAAGCGTGCCGCACAGCGTCTGGTCGAGGCGCTCGGCGGCACGTTCGCGTGACGCGGGCGTGGCGGCGCCGGCGTCACGTGCCGCGCCGCCACCCCACGTGTCAGTGCAGGCCGCCCCAGCGCATGGGGTTGGTCCGGGTCGAGGCGAACAGGAACCAGGACGTGGCACCCACGTGCTGCACCTGGAAGTAGCCGAACCCGAAGCCCGTGTCGAGCAGGCTGGACGCCGCCACCACACCACCCGTGGCCGCCGCTCCGCCCAGGTGCTGCCCCTCCCCCAGCACGTCCTGCGCGTGCCGGACCTGCGCGAGCAGGGCCGCGGCCCGCATGCGGTCGTGGTGGCTCCCTCGGTCCGCGAGCGACGTCGCCAGCTGGCCCGTCCCCTCGAGCCAGACGCCCTGCGGGTGCACGGTGATGCCGTTGTACTGCGCGGTCGACGTGAGGCTCGCGGTGCTGAACGTGACGCCGGACAGCCGTTCGCCGTCCGGCAGCTGGCTCGTGGCGGCCGCGGCGTCGTCCTGCACCGCGAGCGCGCGGGTCGCCCAGTCGAGCGCGGGGGCGTAGCGCCGCTCGCGCAGCGCGAGCCAGCTCCACGTGGCGGGGTCCAGCGGGACGGGCGACCGGTTGATCTCCACGCCGTCGTTGGTGCCGGTCCAGAACCAGCCGTCGGCACGTGACCACATGCCGTCGACGAACGCGCGCGCGTGCGCGGCCGCCTTCGTCCAGCGGCGGTCGCCCGTGACGGTGCGCAGCATCGTGAAGAACGCGACGCAGTCCACGTTGTGCTCGGTCGAGCCGTTCGGCACCGGCTCGGTCGCGCCGTTGACGCCGAACGAGAAGCCGCCCAACGGCCTCGTCGACCACGTGTTCGTCGTGATCCACTCGCCGATGCGGACCGCGGCGTCCCGGTAGCGACGCTCGCGCGTGCGCCCGTACAGCTGGACCAGCGCGATGCCGGGCCACGCCATGTCGCCCACCGCGGTGCCCAGGAACCCGAACTGCCAGCCGATGTTGGCCGTGCCGTCGGGCTGCACGAACCCGTTGGGCTGCGGCGAGCCGTCGTAGAACGTGTACGGGCCCACGTTGTAGCCCTGGCGGAGGCGGCCGTCGTCGTGCGCGGGGTCGTGCTCCTGCGCGTAGACCAGACCGTCGCCCAGGACGCGTGCGGTGGCCAGCGCGCTGCGGCGGCCGTCCGCGAGCAGCGCGAGGATCGCGAGCGCGTTGTCGTAGACGAACGCCGTGCTGAACAGGCCCAGCTCGTCGGCGTAGCTCTGGGCCAGGCGCGGCCCGGTGTTGACGGTCGGGTAGGCGTCCGTGGCGTGCTGCAGGAACGCGACCGCGGCGCGCTCGGCCGCCCGGCCCGGGTGGGGGTGGCCCGGCCGGTGCGCGGGCAGCGCGGCAGGTCGGCCCGTGGCCAGCGCCCCGCTCGCACCCGCGGCGACCGCGACCGCGGCGCCCGAGAGGGCCAGGAAGGACCTGCGGCCCAGCGCTGCTCCGGGTGAGGCGTCCTGGATCGTGGTGCTCGTCGCATCGTCCGACATCGCGGTGTCTCCTCTGACGGTGGCGGCTGCGGCGCTGCAGCCGGGACACAGGGTAGTGACACGTGTCACGCGAACGGAAGATCCGGACATCACCGACACCCGATCGAGATCTGCCGTGTCGCCCGGACGTAGGGTCAAGGCACGACGACGACCGAAGGAGCACCGTGCGCGCAACCGTCATCCATGGCGAGAGGGACATCCGGGTCGACGAGGTCCCGGACCCGGTGCTGCTGCCCGGCGGCAGCGGACGGGACGCCGTCGTGCGCGTCGTCGCCGCGTGCGTGTGCGGCTCCGACCTGTGGCCCTACCGCGGGGTCGAGCGCGTGCGCGCACCGCGCCGGATCGGCCACGAGTTCGTCGGCGTGGTCGAGCAGGTGGGCGACGCGGTCGAGCGCGTGCGCGTCGGCGACTTCGTCATCGCGCCGTTCTACGTGTGCTGCTCGGAGTGCACCAACTGCCGCAACGGCGTCAGCACGTCCTGCCTCAACGGCGGCTGGTGGGGCAGCGAGGACCGCGAGGGCGGGTTCGCGGACGCCGGCCAGGGCGAGCGGGTCCGGGTGCCGCTCGCGGACGGCACGCTCGTCGTCGTCCCGGACCTCGACCCGGACAGCGAGCGCGGGCGCGCGCTGATCCCCCACCTGCTCACGCTGTCCGACGTGATGTGCACCGGCCACCACGCGGCCGTCTCGGGTGGCGTGCGCGCGGGCTCGACCGTGGCCGTCGTCGGGGACGGGGCCGTCGGGCTCGGCGCGATCGCCGCCGCCAAGCGGCTCGGGGCGACGCGCATCGTCGCGATGTCACGTCACGCCGACCGGCAGGCGCTCGCGCGCGAGCTGGGTGCGACCGACGTGGTCCCCGAGCGCGGCGACGACGGGATCGCGCGGCTCAAGGAGATGTTCGACGGCGTGGGGCCGGACGTGGTGCTCGAGTGCGTCGGCACCAAGGAGTCGATGGACCAGGCCCTGCGCTCGGCGCGTCCGGGCGGGCAGGTCGGCTTCGTCGGCGTCCCGGCGGGCGGGCCCGAGCTTCCGGTCTCGACGATGTTCTCGACGAACGTGGGCGTGCGCGGCGGGGTCGCGCCCGTGCGCGGGTACATCCCCGAGCTGCTGCCGGAGGTGCTCGACGGCACGCTGCGACCCGGCATCGTGTTCGACCTCGAGCTGCCGCTCGAGCAGGTGGCCGAGGCGTACGCCGCGATGGACGAGCGGCGCGCGACGAAGGTGCTGCTGCGCCCCTGACGCGTTCTCCACAGGCGCCTCCGGACCTGGTATGGCGCGTCCGGTTCGCGTAGAATCGAACACATGTTCGAGACAGGGACCATCGACGGCGCGGGGGGCGCTCAGGCCACGGGCCTGGACGTGCTCGCCGAGCTCGAGGCCCTGTCCGGGCAGCTGTCCGCGCTCGTCGTCCGCGCCGCCTCGGCTCCACGCTGGGGCGGCGCGACGCGGGCCCGGGTGCTCGGTCTGCTCGACCGCCTGCCCGGTCTCGTGGCGGGCGTCCGGTCGCCGGTCCTGGTGGCGCAGCAGTCGGCCGCCGAGGCGGTCGGGGGCGAGCGGTCGTTCCTGGACGCACGCGCGCGCCTGACGGGCTCCACGCGGTTCCAGGCCGAGCGTGAGGTGCGCACGGCCCAGGCCCTCGGGGCCCTGGGGTCGGTGCGGGACGCCGTGGTCGGCGGCGTGATGCCCGTCGGGCACGCGGACGTGCTCGCGCGCACGCTGGACGCAGCGAGCGCGCAGGTCGGCGCGCTGCTGCGCAGCCCGGAGGCCCAGGCGAAGGTCGTCGAGCTCGCGCGCGGGGCGGATGCGCGCGAGTTCTCCCGGTCGCTGTCCGCGCTCGTCGCGGAGCACGACGCCTCGCACCTCGAGCACCAACGCGACGCCGCGCGCCGCGCCCGCTTCCTCGTGCTGTCCCACTCGCCCGAGGGCACGTTCCTCAAGGGTCGTCTGGACCCGGTCGCCGGGCACGCGCTCGCGCGTGCGCTGGACGCCACGGGCCACCGGCAGGACGCGGAGCGCTCGGCGGAGCAGGCGCGGGCGGATGCGCTCACCGCGCTCGCGCAGCACGCGTCGACCGCTGGGACCCGCTCGTCACGCGCCCTCACGCAGGATGCGACGGCCGGCGAACCGGAGCTGTGGCGCGGCCCC
The Cellulomonas gilvus ATCC 13127 DNA segment above includes these coding regions:
- a CDS encoding type III polyketide synthase, which encodes MSRIVAVAPVLPDHVYPQARIADELAGLLTADPARRALLTRLHTSCGVEQRHLALPLDRYGALGSFDETNALATACGLDLAERAVRAALAGAGLEPHDVDHVMLTSVTTIGAPSMDAMLVERLGLRPDVTRLPSFGLGCAGGAAGLARVHDHLTAHPDQVAVLVSVELCSLTLQRDDDSTANLVAGGLFGDGGAAVVMAGRDRPAPRAAAARHAWDRAPVVLGARSALYPGTSDALGWQVGGSGLRIVLSGGLPDAVRAHVADDAKALLTAIGAVPDDVGAWLVHPGGPKILEAVQEALDLPAGALTRSWANLARAGNLSSASVLHVLADAMDTGGSPAAPGSLGVALAFGPGVGAELVALRWPDGQGHAA
- a CDS encoding isoprenylcysteine carboxyl methyltransferase family protein, translating into MSLTLYVALVVATGLERLAELVVSARHARWSFARGGRESGRGHFPAMVALHTGLLVACVAEAVLADRPFLPWLGWPALVVVLASQALRWWCIRVLGPQWNTRVIVVPGLGLVARGPYRLLRHPNYVAVVAEGVALPLVHTAWVTALAFTVLNAVLLLGFRIPAEERALADSRAA
- a CDS encoding NAD(P)/FAD-dependent oxidoreductase — encoded protein: MSPVAGDVDADVLVVGGGPVGLAAAIEARLAGLSVVVLEPRAGPVDKACGEGLMPGTLAALTRLGVDPTGHALAGIAYVGGRRRVEHAFSGGVGRGVRRTVLHAALARRAAALGVVAVSRRATDVRQDASGVVVDGLRARHVLACDGLHSPVRRMLGLEAGARRSGGPDRRRYGLRRHYRVAPWGDLVEVHWAPHAEAYVTPVGPGLVGVAVLGPARTDLDATLSVLPALAERLTGAEPDGPVRGAGPLRQRTTARTAGRVLLVGDASGYVDALTGEGLRVGLAQAAAAVAHLHDPAGYERAWNRATRDYRVLTSGLVAAATSPARGGIVPLAATLPGVFGAVVERLAR
- a CDS encoding VOC family protein, with amino-acid sequence MTAMFVNLPVTDLERAKAFYTALGFRLNPQFSDHNAACLVVEDGHSYFMILVREYFQTFTDLPLGDPAVAPSVSTAIFLDSRDAVDERVAAGLAAGGSEDRPAADYGFMYQRQVSDPDGNILEFGYMDPVAAEQGPEAVAAQQA
- a CDS encoding winged helix-turn-helix transcriptional regulator — protein: MAARDYGQYSGISQALELIGERWALLIVRDLLVGPRRYGELAAGLPRIPSNILATRLKELQAAGVLRRVPRSRVIVYELTPYGRELEPVVLALGAWGFKALGEPRDEQVITRESLTIDLRTAFRPQVAAALPATAYRARLGATELLIRVDGPALDVASGDGPADLAFATGPDLRRVITGELAPDRAIATGVVEVLHGPGGLLDRFASTFHLAA
- a CDS encoding TetR/AcrR family transcriptional regulator — translated: MTERRTRRHDPERRERIVEACLQVIGESGVAGASTRRIAAAADVPLGSISYHFADADELLRAAFTRFAHVVSDRFEEYLSRATTLDEARDAVVQLITADLLVDPRELVLTHELYTLAARDPGYRRLTHEWMARSRHALERHFDPPTARLLDALIEGLTIHRALDTEPHGRAEVERAVALVTAAPAGRAL
- a CDS encoding sugar O-acetyltransferase, producing the protein MTTPDYFAGDPRTQRERMLAGDLYIADDPENERIARRATVLVDEYHRAVVAADDERARSILAELLGSLGEGAFIKPPLAVDYGENIHVGARTFVNSGLTALDVATITIGEDCQIGPQVQLLTPTHPVDPQPRRDKLEAAQPITLGDNVWLGGGVIVCPGVTIGENTVVGAGSVVVRDLPANVVAVGNPARVVRTITPGEQR